GGTTAATCTTTAGGTGGTGACCATAGACCTCCGGGTCTATTCCAGGCATGTCCTCCATGCGCTACGCGAAGACATCGGAATATTCCCGTAACACTTGTATTAACTTTTCTTCTTCATCCCTATCGAGGAGAGTTCCTATTCTCACCATTCCCGGATTTTCGGTTGTTCTAATGTTTATCTCTTTCGTCGGCTCCGAGGCCGAGAAATTGGATTTGAGTTCCCCAACATAGGATAGATTGTGTATGGGACCCATGGGCGTATCTGAGGTAGGGACATTGTCCTGAGCTAGCTCATTGTTTGATCGCCTTGCCTCATTCGTCATGGCTATGTAAGCATCTATATCGTCCTGGTTTTTCGCATTCTTGGCTCGCTTCTTTCTTGATCTTGcataatttactttttttttcaccGTTTTGAACGTCCATCTTGTAGCAGTGTTTTTCTTTCTCGGAGTCTCCAATGATTTCGGCTACACCATTAGGCGTAGGGAACCTTAAACTTTGATGGTAGGTCGAGGCTACTCCTTTGATCTCGTAGACCCAGGATCGCCCGACAATAGCTGTGTAAGGTGATAATACATCTATCACACAGAAAGTTGTTAGGCTGTGGTTTGTTCCTACCCGAATTTATAATGTCACCTCACCTTTAGGGCGAGTTgtggatccgttaaagccaaataTATTGTATGTAGAGGGCATCAGGTAATCGTCTCGGAAACCCATCTGCTTGAATGTTTCGTAAAACAAGATCTCGACGGAACTTTCTCCATCGATCAGGATTTTTGGCATCGCCCATGGCGATGTCTTTGGTGTTCCCTTCTTGTCTTTGCATTCGGGAAGTGTGATAGCCATCGTGACCACCAGGGGGTCGTTGTGGTTTCGCCCATCATCTGGTGCCTCTGAGGCTGAGAAACTCATCCACTCCTCTATCGGGGGTTCTCTGGCGACACTGTAGACTTCATCACCCGCGAAGTTGCGTTTGTGAATTCGTCCCGTAATATTTCCTTCAGGTGTGGGGGATACGATTACCTAGGGTGATATTGTATTGCACCCTAAATATTGCGCCTCTCGAGGGATTTCCACCTGATGTACGGGTGTCCCGGCTGCGAGTGAGGCCACTGGTTGCGCGATGTACTCTTGAAGTTTGCCTTCGTCGATCATCTCTTGAACCATCTTCTTCAATTCCTTACACGAGTCTGTCGTGTGGCTATGGAATTGATAGAATTCGCAGAAGTCAGTTATGTTTTTAGCCCGCTCCGGCTGCTGACCTCTGTTCCTGGGATAAGTGATTTTATGCTTTCCGTCAATCTGTTTGAGGATCTTGGATATGGGAATGCTCAGCTTCGTGTAGACTGGGTCTACGAATTTTCCCTTCTTTTGTTGGGCCTGGTCTCGCCCTTTCCATCACCCAGTCCGATGTTTATCAAACGAAGTTGATCCGTTGTTGGATCGCCCCGCTCCTTGGGCTGGCATCTGAGGGTTCTGTAGTTCCACCACATTGTCCCCTCTACTAGTTCCTTTTACCAACTTATCGTAAGTATCGTCCTGAAGTTCTTCCATGGCTATGTAGTCCTCCTTGATTTCTCTTAGTTTCCCCAAATTTTTTGGCATGGTTTCGTACATGCGTACAAATATAGGATTTGTCTTCCTAAGACTATTTTTGAATCCCATGATTGCGTAAGCTTCGGGGACTTTCCCAATCTCGGCGCATAATTTTTTCCATCGTGTTACCAGGGATCGGAGTGACTCGTTTGGTCCTCTAGATATTTGGAATAGCGCGTCAACTTCGGGTCAGACTCTACTATTGTAAATATATTTTTCTAGAAACAGCTCGGATAGGTGAGCAAATGACTTAACCGAGCGTTTAGGAAAGTTGTTGAACCACATCAGGGCTTCGTCTCTTAGACTAGCCGAAAAAAATTTACACAACACCACATCGTAATGATCCCATTGGGTTAGCGTCACGCGATACATCCTTAGATGCTCGATCGCATCTCCAGTTCCGGTGAACGGGGTTGTGAACGTCGGTAGGGAGAACTTCCTTGGAAATGACACTCTCAATAGGTTTTCAGACAAGGGGAATTgtccctcttcattcatgacCTCCGCCAGCTTCTTGCTTTCTAGCTTTCGTGTGGCTTCTTCGTACATGGCCTCGAGCTTACTGAGTCCGGCCTGCAACTGATCATCGTTTCGCCTCATTTCGgccctcttctttcttctttgagCCCTCTCGGGCGAGAACGAGAGTTCATGGTTGCGATACCTTGATCAACCTCAGTCCTCGTCCGATTGTTCAGTATATGATACAATCTTAGAACGAGTTGACTTCGAGGTCTCCCCTTGCTTGGGATTAACGGATGCGAGATTCTCGGCCTCGCAGTTGGTTTTGACTTCGTCGATTCTATTCTTATCCCGCATGTGTTTGGGATCGACGTATGATGACCCCTCGGACGGGCTATCCTCCTGGTCGAGGACGCCGCTGCTTCCCTTGGGAAAGCGATCCACCGTATCCTCTTTTGAGGTGTCACGGATATTGATTCGCTCATCATCCTTCAAGTTCTCGAAAGGATTTTCCTTCTCAGGGACCTCCTCAATGGTAGCGAGTGTcaccttcttcttttctttgcgTTTTAGCCTGCGGTTTCTCCGTTCTAGCCTTTTGTTTCGTTTTTCTAATCTTTTCATTCTCTTATCCTGAGCATCTTGTGCTTTCAGGATGGCTGCGATGGTAGCCTTGGCATCTCCGAGGTCGAGAGGGTCGTCCTTCCTGGTCTCATTATTTGTTGTTTGCCTTGGCAAACGGTCCAACCCTCCTGGTTGGGTTAGATGGACATCATCATGCCTCTTGAAGGGGTCTCCTTCGCCTTCGGAGCTATAATTGTCAGTTAGTCCTTACCGATACTGGTCATCGGGCTGTCCCTCTCCTGGGATCTCACTGTTTAGTATGGCTTCGCCTGGATCCATGTCATCTAGTCCTTCCGGCTGGGCTCCGCCATTCCCTCCTTGGCTCGTGCGAGCAGATAGTCGCGTCACTGTTATCTTCCCTGCAAtaatatttaatttttctttctttcagaaaagtgggaccctagatttgcaggtcacgtgcaattactaagtcatagttcagactagacagtttagtacaggaagactttgcagtaaattttggagacatgtgaaaatgtcaaaacattctcTACTTGCACAAGGCGTTAATGATGAAGGAAAGGTGTTTTATCAGTTCCCCTTTTTTCGAGAAACATACCTCCCTCATTACGTCATACCTTTTATAGAGAAGAGACAAAATTATGATGATTTGAGCACATCTTCCTATTTTAGGAAatatttctcatcatcttttaacttgCATCTTGGACAAACTTTTGAGTTCGATGAATGATTATGTACTCATTAACCCTTTTTCTTGACTTAGAATTAGGTTTCTAAGAAGAAATATGTAGATTATTTTGAGTTCCTTTAAGGATGAAGATAAAATATCTCTTTCAATTTTCACATGAAGGTATTTTCTTCCTTGAAGTCTACTGATTAGCATTCCTCTTTTCGAccctttcatggaggagatcgctTGAGTGTGGAAGTATCAAAAACTTCATTTTCACTCCGATATTTAACTCTCCTGAGTACCCTGAGAAAGATATTGGAAGCTGCTGCTAGACGAAAAATTTAAAGGAAAACTAGCAAAAAACTGTAGATCTGTTGATTTTGAGGTTCTTCTAGACTTCTCAGATCGTGTAGACCATATTTGAGTCCGATCTCTACTCATACATCTTAACAGAAATCTAATCAGTAGTATGAAAATTACTTCTCTCATGGAGGTTATGAAATCAATATAGAGCTGTTACTAGGGAGGTAGAATaaatcttcatacctccctgtttctagcgccaaaatgtagttgcatcttttctgatgactacacccaagtaagatttAAGACTAAAAACCACTAAAACATACgagattcaagatgaacaagatgtaaagagcatgaaaattaaagattaacacaagcatataacgtggttcggccatgaagacctacgtccacgggaaagaagatgttttgtttattgattataaggtcttacccttgaaagagatACAAATCTCACTTAAATTCCTTACTCTCTCTCtgtctagatctctctcaggaattctctgtaggaagaccatctaataatacataagttgtccatctccttctacatggactggtatttatagggaaaCTAGGCTCGTGGAGGCCTGGTCGTCCGAGATGGTGGAGCTATCCTACATCGCCTTCGCTGCTTCAGACTGATTTTCTATATTATCCCTCGTGATGGCCtgcttggttctccctccgaggTGTCTCGCTCTTCTCCAAATCGTGTAGCCCTTCTTcggagaacctcgtgctctatcaCCTCTGGGATATATAGTATGAGTCGTCCGAGCCCTCCATTACGATGTAGATCTGCCCACGTCTTTGCCCTTATCCTTCATCAAATGCGGTGCTTCTTTTtggacttgaccgtctgagcagattagactattccttacacgcgtcattcatgtaacGTTGTAGAAGGTGTCTCGATTCAGACAAATTCACCTTTTAGAGTATGATTCGATGCTCCTATCTCATCATCTTATTGCGGATTCACCCCTTAAtatgttgacacgtggccatcgggtattttaccctcacaGATTGTCCAATTGAAGTCATGATCAATCGACATGTTATGTCCTTGATGAAGAtatattcttgttttttttacaaGTCCTGCTCAAATCAGATTTCCTGGCTATAAATATTTGTATTTCCATGTTGGAAAATTGTGGATTTGGATATGTGTATCCTTCTCACCATAAATTTTGTAAAATGAGTTCACCCTTGTTTTCCTGTCGATGAAATTTTCACCTGCATTTTAATCCGAGTTCAAAAGTAAGTTACATTATGGCCCAGGACGCCAGGAGCTCGACTCTGATTTAAAATTGATGGTCCATCGACATGATTTCCAAGTCTTGCTCGACTCTGATTTAATccagtatctgtctggcttcaatGTTTTGTGGATATGCACATCCTCTATCCTCTATTACCAATGTGTTACCGAATCAGAATTTAGTAACATGAGTTCCCATGAAGTGTCACCCTTGTTTCGTTGGCCTTTAATTTTTCACAAAAtgggttaaaaagaccaaaatcaacaattcgtgggtgaaatggacagttagattttgatactgtttaaatggacaaaaatgtaaaaataggcaggatgtaaccagtttcatcgtgcccattttcaaatattttttcttatttttagtttacacaggatgtatccagtttcatccttgctattttttaaatttaagctaggatgaatccagtttcatccttgttatttttttttggccatttcacccaaactattttttactcgtccatttgaactgtgatttaaaaatatttggacaaataacccattttccgttaaTTTTTTTTCGCCTGCCTTTCAATCTGACTTTACATATGGAAACTACTACGATTGATTAACTTTACTCGATTTCAGAAGCAAGTCGCATACAGAGCACTAGGTTCGGTAGGAATGGTGTGTAATCATGAGCATCCAAGAAGAGTCACCATCTTGGGTTCAAGGTTTGGAATATCCATACATCCGTAAATATGAAATATTACATTCTCAATGTCTCCATGAATTCCATTTGGGATAGATGTTTTAGACCCATGTACATAGTGAAGTAGACTTGTCTGCCAATTAAACTAGAACGTTCGAGAACTTCCTTGTTGGATAGATCGACAGAAACGGGCCGGTGGAAAAAGGCCAGCGTACATGGACTTGTCTGTATTGGTGCTCAATATTAGGGTATAAAAACAATATGTTGTATAAATAACTAAATACTAGACGATCCAGATCGGAAGAGCCCTAGGCGTCAAATATGTCTTGCGTTCCAGACGATGCCTATCTTAAGATCTTGGCAAGATTACCAGTGAAATCATTGCTTACATGCAAGTGCGTTTCTAAGTCTTGGTATCAAATAATTTCTGATCCTTACTTTGCTAAGATGCACCATGATCATGCTGCccaaaacaacaacaacctccCTAGCATCATTGCCAGAGGTGAGCCTCGAGGAAGTTTGGCCAATAAAGCACTATACTCCATTCATCACGATATCCCGTTATCACAAGTTGATAACGTCGTCGAATTGGATTACCCGTTCAAATCTTTAAATTGTAACAATACGAGTCTTATGATTTTGGGTTCAACAAATGGTTTGATTTGCTTAAGGTATCGGAAGCACCTAACAGGTAATGCGGAGGAGTTTTTCTGTCTTTGGAACTCAGCCACTAGAGAGTTCAAAAAACTACCCACAATTTCATCTCATTAATATAACGACAACGTCATATATGGTTTTGGCTATGACCGGAAAACTAATGATTACAAGTTTATAATTGTGCATTAATACCTATACGTTAGGAACAGATTCATGGAAAACCAGTCAGACCGTGCCTTATGTGTTTCGTCTTTGCCAGGGGGTGCTCTTCAAGGGAGCTTTGTATTGGTTTGGCAAACCGGCTGAAACAGGCACCTCCGAGTTCATAATCTCTTTGGATGTCAGAGACGAGGAATTCAAAAAGTTGCAACTACTAAACCAACTTTCAGATCATAAGCTTTATATGTCGATGACGATGGGAGTATTGGAACAGCGCCTTTGCGTATTTGTTAACACGGGGGTTGATCTTGAAGTTTAGGTGATGAAGGATTATGGAGTTCCAGAATCCTGGACTAAATATTATAGCGTTGCCGATGAGAGAATTCAGAATACCTATACACTGAGTCTTAAGTGGTCTTTCAAGAGTGGTAAGATTATTCTACAACATGATTCTTATAAGTtagttctatatgacccaaagGATTCAAGTGCTAGGGAATTAATGAATCTTGAAAGAAAAAATTCTGTTTGGTATAACTTACACCAAACAGAATTTTTTGTGGAAATCCTAGTTTCACTCAACTCTGGTACTTATGTGGGTAGAGATAGATATGGTTGAAGCATACAGATCGAAGAGGCCTAGAAAGCTAATACAACTGTGTTTATCTTTATAACAATTGCCTGTATAGAATTTTGGTTtttactaaaagaaaaaaaaaaaaaaaaaaattcatgtcaGTGTCCGGTCTTTTGAATTATGTTGTTTAAAGCTACTACAAAGTTGAACAAGATCATGCATAATTTTTGACTCAGTGCATATACTCTAGCTAGGCTGGTTGCTTTTTTGAATTCTAACGTTCTAATATGAGTTTCCAAAAGCTCGATGGATGGCGATGTAACAGTTGACAATGATTCACGTCCACGTTACATACATTAAAAGACCAAGAAAAAAATTATAAGTGTGGAATTTTTGACGATGCTGGATATCCAATCCTACTTTTAGAACTACTGCATCTGCATAGGGTTCTGACACATTTTTTCTCATGTGGCCTGGTGCCCATATCCTGCGTTAGCCCTTGTTATTTCTGGTTGCAGGAACAATTTATGCTGATAATCTATATCCCTCTTAGCTTTTTCCTTTCTTGAAAAACCATAGCTGATTGGTTTTTGctttgatttattgttttggcgttCTCATCACTTCATCTATTGGTTCGAGCTTAATTTTCTTATCGGAAAACAAACTCTAATTAAATAATCAAATTCAGTCGTTTTAATGACAGTGGCCAAATGGCAGTTCGATATTGAATCTTCTTGGTTTCTAATTCTTTACTGCAAAACTGTTCGGCAAGTATCGTTATCTGTTTGGCCCTGCAAGCTCAGAGGGCGTCTCAAATTTTGGATGTACTGAGATGAAGAGTAATGCATGGAAACTCGGAAAGTCCTGGTCCATCTGGTTGGAGCTATTTCAGAATACTGAAGTTGTTGCCTTGTCAATTGAGAACATAGGATTAGGAATGCTTGGCAATCTTTACAACAGAGTTTGGTTACTGTTCAGCAAACTGCCTGAGAACATTATCAACGGAATTTCCCCAGAAAGAAAGCAACAGAAAGAAACCAACTAAAAAGCACTCTCAGAAGGAAGAGAGGAGAGCCAACACTTAGAATTTTTTTTGGCAAGAGCATATTGAGCTAGGGTAACAATGTCTGCCAGAATTGGTCTGATGTTCCAATTAGGGAACTTGGTAGGGTCCCTAATATATAGCTTCCAGAACATCCTGAGCATCTCGCTCAATCACATAGTGCATGATCTGATTATTATTGGTAGGGAGTAAATACCATACTGcaagcaaagatgaccaatttcTATAGGATTTCAAATGCAAAAGATGAtcccaagaaaaacacaccttCAGAGAAACACCCCCCTACATCAACATATGCACACCCAGCCAATTAGTTACAACTGGTATCAGGTCGTGGCCAGAGAACATAAATGGGCATGGAACAATGGTTTTGTATGGGAACCTGGTGGAATCACAGTCGTGATTTATTTCAATCGCACTTTGCAGTCTCCTTTCAAAAGTAAGTATCATTCTTACCATCTTGCGTAAATTTTGTAATGTTCCATACTGAAAGTAAGTATCATTCTGGTGAAAATATAGATATGCAACTGTTGCAGATGCAATATTCTGCACAGGAAATTGGGAGCAAGTAAAACCTGAAAATCAAATGCTGGGATCTTCTTCGTAAAGAATCTCACGACATGATTAAGTTGATGAGTCTGGGGCAAAAATTTTGTCTGAAATTGGTGATAGGATCACTCTCTCACCAACACATGGCTAGCTAGTTAGGGATGATATTTGTCGAGTTTTttgttctactttttttttttcttgaaatgaTACAACTCAAGCTCTTGATTCTTTCTAGTTTTGTATATGTACTCCTCCATGGAAAGACCTGCTTTACGCATGAAGCTAACCATAATATACCATACCTGAGTACCGATTCAGAGATTTGGAAACGCCGCCCTCTTTGTAGTGCAGCACCCAATTTGACACTACAAGaggtagaggtgtaaattgggttgtgccagcacgGACACAACCCGGCTCAGTATGCTAAACTTTGAGCCCAGCCCATCCAGCCCAGCATTGTACATCACGTTAATTTCATGGGACATGCTAGATTTGACTACTCGGCACAATAGCCGTGCCCAACACGCGGCACAGATTAGCACGTGTCACGGTACATCACatcacgttaagaaagcacgtcataatatGTATAAAGTACCACATAACATggcacaatacatcacatttagtctatatttcacaaaagagtctTTCTTCTAGCCAACTATTGACATTTTATTATAGTTATGTTGACTTGTTTTCATATATAATAACACATATAATATCTAAATATTTGGGAAACATTTATATTACAAAATATAAAATGGATGTGCCCGTCACATCACAGCACAACACGACACAACACGTTAATTTTTCTAGCACAGCCTAGCAAAGCACGCCTTCTAGCatgacacaacacaacacaacataaCACGTTAGTTTTTCTAGCACAACCCAGCATAGTACGCCTTCTAGCATGGCACGACAAGGCATGCCATGATTTCCGACACAACAAATAGCACGCGAAACACGTGATTTCGTGGGCTGGGCTGATGTAAAAGCCCTCGGTTTTGAATCAACAATGACCCAcgtctggattattaagtcttccAATTATGCATCCAAGCCAATTAGCTTGCCAAAGCAACCCTAATCAGGTTACAGAGCAGTCCTATTCTGATATGGTGTTCATCCACTTCATATATGTAGCGGAGCCAAACCGACCCAGCATTCCATATCACTTGGCAATTCGGAAACTCCCCGTGTATATGTAATCACCACCTTTctccttttccatcatcttattaTTCTCTAGCAAACACATGGCTCCGGATTAAGAGAAAAAGGAAGTACGTACATAATAAGAACTAAGAACAGATCAAGCAACTTTGATCAaacgagaaagaaagaaagatggGAAATAGTTGTATTTGTACATCATCTACAGCAAGGGACACTGATGATGATTGGAGGACCCATCGTAgtgtatcatcatcatcatcatcatcgatgACGTTTCAGAAAGAAAGCAGGCAAGTAGAGTGGCGTAAAGAATCGGAGGACGAGAAGAAGGTTAATAAGAGGAAAGAAGATGAGAATAAAGCAGATAAGTGTTCAAGCGACGAAGATTTGGATGAATTTCTACATAAACTTGAAGAGGACCGGATAGCTATGGAGAAGATTATTTTTGCTAAATTCCTCACAGATGAAGGAAAATTATGTCGTTTGTCTTGGAGACCCGCTTTACCGAGTATCCCAGAAGAAAACCCTGAGGCATTCTTCCGCCCATGGGTTCTGTAATTCTGAGTTCCTTAATGTCTAGCGGTACATCTTGGTTAATGCTTGATTAATTAGGATTTATATTTGGTAAAGATAAGATGAGGATAATCGaggttattcttttgttttgtaaTGTCATGGTTAGAGAATTCCAGCGTAAACTGAAGCACCACTGATTAAACCCTAATTTCCGCACGTAGTGTGCAACTATTTGACCATCCGAACCAGTATATTTTTCTTCCTCTGTGTGTCGGATTCTGTCAATGTTATATCACGATCTGTGTAGTTGATTGGCATATGTAAAAATAACAGTATGgtttacttttactttttttctttttctaggaTTGATCTTTTTGTATTTCGTTAACAACTAGCGATCTCGATATATTGTATGCAAAGAAGGATAATGTTAATGTCGAGCTTATTAAGTGCACTTGACAATGAATCCTTGTGGAATATATAATCTTGCTTGTTTTTTTTCCCGGTTTTTGGATACAGTTCAGTAATTGGACGTGAATAAGTGTTTGATGTCAGTAGGAGTTTGGTCATGCGTTACCTATGTTGATTCCCCGAGAGGCGAATGTAAACAACATCTAACAAACTAACCAGTGGCAGGCAGgggctttttttttttgaagtcacAAGATCAAATCCTTGTGTCAACATTACTCACATATTATTTTAACTGAAATTCTTATTGAGATCGCAAGATCAAATACCAGTGCCAACATTACTCAACTCATATCACTATAACTGAAGTTTTTATCGAGATCACAAGATCAGATCCGCGTGTCAACATAACTCAGCTCATATTACTTTAACTTCATTCCGTCGTCTTCTCAAAGGCTACTTCTTCCTACACCCAGAACACTTGTTCAGTAATACtcatttatggttataaattatCTTAATGGATTATTAGCCCATAATCCAtctggtaaccattataataatagattattttaattataataattgattattttaatcataattgggAAAAtacattatttccataaacaaaaaaaaaattgttttggaaattaatataattaattattttttctaaCTCAAattgaagtttttctttcttattttctctaaataCTAATTTGTTTTATTATAAATCAGGATGATTATCATCCGGTAGGaaattagttggaagcctaacaacaagctgagctccaactcCCTTTTGAATAACTACTCCTaatctaaaaaaaagaaaatcaccaGCCCGTATATTAGCATCATGCTAGCTATATAATTTCGCAGACGTTTCAGAAAATCCTTGGTATCGTCCCCAAGCTCTCCTAAGGTGGTAAAAGCAAGTACCACAAAACCATTATATATTTTCTCTAAATTATcaagtgaggtgtggggccggctgggaccaaggcatggatggttggccaatgatcacgccccacacttttttccttaattttatattattttttacgaatttatgaaaataccatgaaactgaggagtttcctcgggacgaaggagatttgataaaatgagagaattttcatcaaatcatggaaaataataaaaatgtattaaaaatataaaactggcgtgggattgactacgacacggtcggtcggtcgtgtgtccgtgctcccagcaccttggtcaatatttttaattatttattattttcttccctattttacataggttcatcgtttcgttgtatttttaaatactcgtttgtgcggtgagtgttagtgtatcgtcgttgaatacactttcaccatttgaatcggggcttacttagaggtagctcacaCGCCCGGTTGttggttatttattactaattttggaattcagtggagaataattctcaaaactgagtaataaaatgtttattattaattcataggaccagctgaggattcgactacgaattcagaataataaagtgagcattaccatttcatgggatcgtagactcgaccataaaatcggagtaattaagatttatctattaccatttatgagaccagttgtggattcgatcataaagtcggagtaatgagataatatagttattgctattctatgagatcaagtcgtggattcgatcatagaatcagaacaattgttattgccattccatggttTTTATTAAAAACCGGACTCTTTTATAAAAACCAGTTGACTCGGGAGATCTGAGCGGTGAACCGTACGACCCTCTGTGGTTTAGAAATGGATCGACCCAGTATCATTCCCCTACAAATCTTTGTTTTCTGATATATTCTTCTGAAATTTCTTcactccattaacaacatatgatGATTCAAAACACTAAATCGATGATAAATTTAAGCATACAGAGCGAGGGAAGAAATAATTAAATCTTCGAACAAAAATGAGAATTTTTCATCAATAAATCTTTGATATCTTCTCAATTTCTCTTGATCTACTATTACTTTTTGATCTCatctagaaattaaaaaaaaaatagatctcATCAAATAACAAATCCAAAAGGATCCTGAATCAGACCAGTGTTAGGAGAAGAAGAGAGATGAcaacaatatgaagaaatgatTTCAAACCTTTTTTTGTTTCTGTTAGTATAAATCATGGCGAGAGAAAccatgaaaacaaacaaaataagaaGCAGAAAGAAAGGGGGAAGTTGTGGACCTGTGGTTACTGGATTATGTTAAGAAGATAAagtatatacatatggttttttatTTCGATGCGAACACCGGAAGTAGCCAAGCCAAATGTCTATGAAACCTTTTTTTTTAACACGTCCGATATGGGACAAAGTGAACTGTTTTCTCCCTACGCCAACACATGTTAAACCAATAAGCTCGTAGTAAGTGACCCAATGAACCCGGGTTGAATTAGTGGTTGGACCATGTGACCCTGACTCGGTGATTTTCCGGATCAGTGCCC
This DNA window, taken from Papaver somniferum cultivar HN1 chromosome 3, ASM357369v1, whole genome shotgun sequence, encodes the following:
- the LOC113360276 gene encoding uncharacterized protein LOC113360276: MSCVPDDAYLKILARLPVKSLLTCKCVSKSWYQIISDPYFAKMHHDHAAQNNNNLPSIIARGEPRGSLANKALYSIHHDIPLSQVDNVVELDYPFKSLNCNNTSLMILGSTNGLICLRYRKHLTGTDSWKTSQTVPYVFRLCQGVLFKGALYWFGKPAETGTSEFIISLDVRDEEFKKLQLLNQLSDHKLYMSMTMGVLEQRLCVFVNTGVDLEV